The Deinococcus koreensis genome window below encodes:
- a CDS encoding acetyl ornithine aminotransferase family protein: MTTLPKPRQPELKTSLPGPKTAAIMARDAQHLSTSYMRPYPFVPDHGEGVWLTDVDGNTMLDFFAGIAVSTTGHAHPHVVKSVQEQMTRFAHVCLTDYPQEITTSLAERLVKHIEKPGEKWRVFFGNSGAEAVEAAVKLARNHTGRTHIISTLGSFHGRTYGAITLTGSKTKYKRGFGPLLPGVSHVPYPNPFRPPLGSTPEFCGDAVLAHVKNLFQTVLPPDEVAAFIIEPMQGEGGYIVPPMGFLKKLRGLCDQHGILLIFDEVQSGMGRTGKMFSFQQFEEYGGVQPDIVTVAKGIASGLPISAMLAKESVMTWPVGSHGSTFGGNPVAAAAAHATLDLLEGVVKHPGCGDSLMENATSVGDYILSELRAMQTEFPFLGDVRGQGLFIGLEFVKPDGSPDGKLRDAASMAMFEKGLLNLDCGEAVIRISPPLILTREDAETGLEIMRGALRSLSTQR; encoded by the coding sequence ATGACCACCCTTCCAAAACCCCGCCAGCCTGAACTCAAAACTTCCCTGCCCGGCCCCAAGACCGCCGCTATCATGGCCCGCGACGCCCAGCACCTCTCCACCTCCTACATGCGCCCTTATCCGTTCGTGCCGGATCACGGCGAGGGCGTGTGGCTCACCGACGTGGACGGCAACACCATGCTGGACTTCTTTGCGGGCATCGCCGTGTCCACCACCGGGCACGCGCACCCGCATGTCGTCAAATCCGTGCAGGAGCAGATGACGCGGTTCGCGCACGTCTGCCTGACCGATTACCCGCAGGAAATCACGACCAGCCTCGCGGAACGGCTCGTGAAGCACATCGAGAAACCCGGCGAGAAGTGGCGCGTGTTCTTCGGGAACTCGGGCGCGGAAGCGGTGGAGGCGGCGGTGAAGCTGGCGCGGAACCACACCGGGCGCACGCACATCATCTCCACGCTGGGCAGCTTCCACGGGCGCACCTACGGGGCGATCACGCTGACCGGCTCCAAGACCAAGTACAAGCGCGGCTTCGGGCCGCTGCTGCCGGGCGTGTCGCACGTGCCGTACCCCAACCCCTTCCGGCCGCCGCTGGGCTCCACGCCCGAGTTCTGCGGCGACGCGGTGCTGGCCCACGTGAAGAACCTCTTCCAGACGGTGCTCCCGCCCGACGAGGTGGCCGCCTTCATCATCGAACCCATGCAGGGCGAGGGCGGGTACATCGTGCCGCCCATGGGCTTCCTGAAGAAGCTGCGCGGCCTGTGCGACCAGCACGGCATCCTGCTCATCTTCGACGAGGTGCAGTCGGGCATGGGGCGCACCGGGAAGATGTTCAGCTTCCAGCAGTTCGAGGAGTACGGCGGCGTGCAGCCCGACATCGTGACGGTCGCCAAGGGCATCGCCTCGGGCCTGCCGATCAGCGCCATGCTGGCCAAAGAAAGCGTGATGACCTGGCCGGTCGGCTCGCACGGCTCCACCTTCGGCGGCAACCCGGTCGCGGCGGCGGCGGCGCACGCCACGCTGGATCTGCTGGAGGGCGTGGTGAAGCACCCCGGCTGCGGCGACAGCCTGATGGAGAACGCCACCAGCGTGGGCGACTACATCCTGTCCGAACTGCGGGCCATGCAGACCGAGTTCCCCTTCCTGGGCGACGTGCGCGGGCAGGGCCTGTTCATCGGCCTGGAGTTCGTGAAGCCCGACGGCAGCCCCGACGGCAAGCTGCGCGACGCCGCCAGCATGGCGATGTTCGAGAAGGGCCTGCTGAACCTCGACTGTGGCGAGGCCGTCATCCGGATTTCCCCGCCGCTGATCCTGACGCGCGAGGACGCCGAGACGGGGCTGGAGATCATGCGAGGGGCGCTGCGGAGTCTGTCGACCCAGCGCTGA
- a CDS encoding glycoside hydrolase family 2 protein, with product MATAHLSTTPLPSTPLSVHPRPLLQRGEWQSADGSWAFAFDPQAEYRLPAEVPFDLVIEVPYAPESRASGLHQPIHGRAVWYRRTLECPAPWAPGRTMLHFGAVDYRATVWVNGQEVARHEGGHTPFSADVSAFAHAPFEVVVRAEDDPLALDQPRGKQDWLAEPHAIWYPRTTGIWQTVWLERVPATAIRRLEFQPDLDLWGLHLNVEVSGYRPGTRIRVVLRYGEQLLADDLYTLHSEELQRVIPLLDGGIDDHRAGLLWSPEHPRLIDATVEVLQGGVVVDQVSSYTALRSVGIEQGRFMLNGLTYPLRLVLDQGYWPDSLMSATAEQLRADVELTRALGFNGVRKHQKLEDPRYLYWADRLGLLVWAEMPSAYRLTDRSVEAVTREWLEAVRRDRGHPCIVAWVPFNESWGVPDLTRSERSRSLVRALYELTRSLDPSRPVIGNDGWENGATDVLTIHDYTPHPGVIRERYGSRESIRETLLHSRPGGRALLLDPALADRGLPVMLTEFGGIAYLSDGQAGWGYSQADNGESFTAHYESLLWAIHDCQGVAGFCYTQLTDTFQERNGLLDEHRRPKGDLSRLMRATRNQRPALTTPLKDALETGAWDAALAVSPPNEILPLEAELPA from the coding sequence ATCTGGTGATCGAGGTCCCCTACGCGCCCGAGAGCCGGGCCAGCGGCCTTCATCAGCCCATCCACGGGCGGGCCGTGTGGTACCGCCGGACGCTGGAGTGCCCGGCCCCCTGGGCACCGGGCCGCACGATGCTGCACTTCGGCGCGGTGGACTACCGGGCGACCGTCTGGGTGAACGGGCAGGAAGTGGCCCGGCACGAGGGGGGCCACACGCCCTTCTCGGCCGACGTCAGCGCCTTCGCCCACGCACCGTTCGAGGTCGTGGTGCGCGCCGAGGACGACCCTCTGGCGCTGGATCAGCCGCGGGGCAAGCAGGACTGGCTCGCTGAGCCCCACGCCATCTGGTATCCGCGCACCACCGGCATCTGGCAGACGGTGTGGCTGGAGCGGGTGCCGGCCACGGCCATCCGCCGCCTGGAGTTCCAGCCCGATCTGGATCTCTGGGGCCTCCACCTGAACGTGGAGGTGAGCGGCTACCGCCCCGGCACCCGGATCCGGGTCGTGCTGCGCTACGGCGAACAGCTCCTGGCCGACGACCTCTACACCCTGCATTCGGAGGAACTGCAGCGGGTCATTCCCCTGCTCGACGGCGGCATCGACGACCACCGCGCGGGACTGCTGTGGAGTCCGGAGCACCCCCGGCTGATCGACGCGACCGTGGAAGTCCTGCAGGGCGGCGTGGTCGTGGATCAGGTCAGCAGTTACACCGCGCTGCGCTCGGTGGGCATCGAGCAGGGCCGCTTCATGCTCAACGGCCTGACCTACCCGCTGCGGCTGGTGCTCGATCAGGGCTACTGGCCCGACTCCCTGATGTCCGCCACGGCGGAGCAGCTGCGCGCCGACGTCGAACTGACCCGGGCGCTGGGCTTCAACGGCGTGCGCAAGCACCAGAAGCTGGAAGACCCGCGCTACCTGTACTGGGCCGACCGCCTGGGGCTGCTGGTCTGGGCCGAGATGCCCAGCGCCTACCGCCTCACGGACCGCTCCGTCGAGGCCGTGACCCGGGAGTGGCTGGAGGCCGTGCGGCGCGACCGGGGCCACCCCTGCATCGTGGCCTGGGTGCCCTTCAACGAGTCCTGGGGGGTGCCCGACCTGACCCGCAGCGAGCGCTCGCGCTCCCTGGTGCGCGCCCTGTACGAACTGACCCGCAGCCTCGACCCGAGCCGCCCGGTGATCGGCAACGACGGCTGGGAGAACGGCGCGACCGACGTCCTGACCATCCACGACTACACCCCGCACCCCGGCGTGATCCGTGAGCGCTACGGCTCGCGGGAGAGCATCCGCGAGACGCTGCTGCACAGTCGCCCCGGCGGCCGCGCGCTGCTGCTCGATCCCGCCCTGGCCGACCGCGGCCTGCCGGTCATGCTCACCGAGTTCGGCGGCATCGCCTACCTCTCGGACGGTCAGGCCGGCTGGGGCTACAGTCAGGCCGACAACGGCGAGAGCTTCACGGCGCACTACGAGTCGCTGCTGTGGGCCATCCACGACTGTCAGGGCGTGGCGGGCTTCTGCTACACCCAGCTCACCGACACCTTCCAGGAACGCAACGGCCTGCTGGACGAACACCGCCGCCCCAAGGGCGACCTGAGCCGCCTGATGAGGGCCACCCGCAACCAGCGCCCGGCACTGACCACGCCGCTCAAGGACGCCCTGGAGACCGGCGCCTGGGACGCCGCGCTGGCCGTGTCTCCCCCCAACGAGATCCTGCCGCTGGAGGCGGAGCTGCCCGCCTGA